The proteins below are encoded in one region of Arenibacter algicola:
- a CDS encoding cytochrome c oxidase subunit 3: MDLTQGTGKEKNARAKKMMLWFGIVSLLMGFAGWTSAYIVSSSREDWIKDLALPSSFFASTIVIIISSITYIMAKKAIRQDRIKQCTTWLLVTLALGITFVILQFNGFSQMVANGYYFTGPTSNIKMSYVFLIAAVHIVHVVAGIISLLVVIANHLRNKYSSEEMLGLELGATFWHFLDILWVYLILFMYFVN; this comes from the coding sequence ATGGACTTAACACAGGGTACGGGAAAGGAAAAGAACGCAAGGGCGAAGAAAATGATGCTCTGGTTCGGGATTGTGAGCTTGCTCATGGGATTTGCTGGTTGGACCAGCGCCTATATAGTAAGTAGTTCCCGGGAAGATTGGATCAAGGACCTAGCTTTGCCATCATCGTTTTTTGCGAGTACCATAGTTATAATTATAAGTAGTATTACTTATATTATGGCTAAGAAGGCCATAAGGCAGGATAGGATCAAACAGTGTACAACTTGGTTATTGGTAACACTGGCCCTAGGGATTACATTTGTAATATTGCAGTTCAACGGATTTTCACAGATGGTGGCCAATGGGTACTATTTTACGGGGCCTACGAGCAATATTAAAATGTCCTATGTTTTTTTAATAGCGGCAGTACATATTGTGCACGTTGTTGCCGGTATTATTTCCCTTTTGGTGGTTATTGCCAATCACTTGCGAAATAAATATTCCTCAGAGGAAATGTTAGGTTTGGAATTGGGTGCTACATTTTGGCATTTTTTGGATATTCTTTGGGTTTATTTAATTCTTTTCATGTATTTCGTGAACTAA